One Pecten maximus chromosome 16, xPecMax1.1, whole genome shotgun sequence DNA window includes the following coding sequences:
- the LOC117345178 gene encoding splicing factor 3B subunit 4-like: protein MAAGPIAERNQDATVYVGGLDEKVLEAILWELFLQAGPVVNVHMPKDRVTQSHQGYGFVEFMGEDDADYAIKIMNMIKLYGKPIRVNKASAHQKNLDVGANIFIGNLDPEVDEKLLYDTFSAFGVILQTPKIMRDPDTGNSKGYAFINFASFEASDAAIEAMNGQYLCNRAISISYAFKKDAKGERHGSVAERLLAQQNPLSLTDRPHQLFADAPPPPQQPPAPSQPSSIAPPPPPPSPMGLNTGQNQGMGSVGMMPPPVPPPNSSQQQMPMPPPPMPPMGMPPFPPPGMPPPPGVMNPYGQGQPPPPTSQNQTGQSQNSSGGQPPRMPPGMPPPPGMQHMGMPPHPGMRPPPPGWRGPPPRGPGGPPFGRPPHPGMRGPPPSGPRGPMRGPPPRGPRPPFQGRPPPPPMY, encoded by the exons ATGGCTGCCGGTCCGATTGCAGAAAGAAATCAGG ATGCGACGGTGTACGTCGGTGGCCTGGATGAAAAAGTCCTGGAGGCCATTCTGTGGGAATTGTTCCTCCAGGCTGGCCCTGTTG TGAATGTACACATGCCCAAGGACCGTGTGACCCAGAGTCATCAAGGCTATGGATTTGTTGAGTTTATGGGAGAGGATGACGCGGACTATGCCATAAAGATAATGAACATGATAAAACTGTATGGTAAACCTATACGTGTCAACAAG GCCTCTGCTCATCAGAAGAATCTTGATGTAGGTGCTAATATCTTCATTGGAAACTTGGACCCGGAGGTGGACGAGAAGTTACTGTATGACACGTTCAGTGCATTTGGTGTTATACTACAAACACCAAAG ATAATGCGAGATCCTGACACAGGAAATTCCAAAGGTTACGCCTTCATCAACTTTGCATCGTTTGAGGCGTCGGATGCTGCTATAGAAGCTATGAATGGTCAATACTTGTGTAACAGGgcaatatctatatcatatgcCTTTAAAAAGGATGCTAAAGGTGAAAGACATGGATCAGTGGCAG AGCGTCTCCTAGCACAACAGAACCCACTGTCATTAACAGACCGACCACATCAACTGTTTGCTGATGCTCCACCCCCTCCACAACAACCGCCAGCTCCTTCACAACCCTCTTCTATAGCCCCGCCCCCTCCTCCGCCTTCACCAATGGGACTCAACACAGGCCAAAACCAAG GTATGGGATCTGTTGGCATGATGCCGCCGCCAGTGCCACCACCAAACTCCAGTCAGCAGCAGATGCCAATGCCACCACCCCCAATGCCACCCATGGGGATGCCACCCTTCCCTCCCCCAGGAATGCCACCACCACCAG GTGTAATGAACCCGTACGGTCAGGGACAGCCACCCCCTCCAACCTCTCAAAACCAAACCGGCCAATCACAGAACAGCTCAG GGGGTCAACCTCCACGTATGCCGCCTGGCATGCCACCACCCCCGGGGATGCAACACATGGGAATGCCACCTCACCCTGGGATGAGACCTCCACCCCCGGGCTGGAGAGGTCCCCCACCCAGAGGACCAGGCGGACCACCATTTG GACGACCCCCACATCCAGGAATGAGAGGCCCACCCCCAAGTGGACCCCGTGGTCCAATGAGAGGTCCCCCACCCAGGGGCCCCCGACCTCCTTTCCAGGGGCGACCCCCACCGCCCCCGATGTACTGA